A genomic region of Azoarcus sp. KH32C contains the following coding sequences:
- a CDS encoding addiction module protein has protein sequence MMQLPKDLEAELWQDIEGIGGARKARSVTTVKWAAGGRKVTIQFEVLEAEALKLGTADRARLVEHLIASLDEDTEIEEAWAADVERRMEAIDTGSAQLMPVADVIAQARAALK, from the coding sequence ATGATGCAACTGCCGAAGGACCTCGAAGCCGAACTGTGGCAGGATATCGAAGGCATTGGAGGAGCGCGGAAAGCACGATCGGTAACCACGGTCAAATGGGCTGCAGGAGGTCGAAAAGTGACAATTCAGTTTGAAGTCTTGGAGGCGGAAGCGCTCAAGCTTGGTACCGCTGACCGCGCGAGATTGGTGGAGCACCTGATCGCCAGCCTCGACGAAGACACCGAGATTGAAGAGGCGTGGGCCGCTGACGTAGAAAGGCGCATGGAGGCAATCGACACAGGCTCGGCTCAGCTCATGCCCGTCGCCGATGTCATAGCGCAAGCTCGCGCAGCGCTCAAGTGA
- a CDS encoding type II toxin-antitoxin system RelE/ParE family toxin, with amino-acid sequence MIVLIHPEAAVELKEAASFYAERAHKELGLALLAEFERAIGLLSDNPELGAMWRGVARRFPLRRFPYSVIYRFIGGSIQVLAVAHQRRRPGYWKKRR; translated from the coding sequence GTGATCGTCCTTATCCACCCTGAGGCGGCTGTGGAGCTCAAAGAGGCCGCGTCGTTCTATGCGGAACGTGCTCACAAGGAATTGGGCCTTGCATTACTCGCCGAATTCGAGCGCGCCATCGGGTTGCTTTCCGACAACCCGGAGCTTGGTGCCATGTGGAGAGGCGTGGCCCGTCGCTTTCCCTTGCGGCGCTTCCCATATAGCGTGATTTATCGCTTCATCGGCGGGTCAATCCAAGTGCTTGCAGTTGCCCATCAGCGGCGGCGCCCGGGGTACTGGAAGAAGCGTCGATAG
- a CDS encoding response regulator transcription factor, with protein sequence MPCDTLAPPIEVLLVDDQRAILAGVTALIESERPCMRVAGCARSGPEALELACMLQPQVIVLDIDLGGTNGLDLIPLFNRCCSAAIIVFTCVAEPALRRRAQQLGAAAFVPKTASGDDLIAAIRAATD encoded by the coding sequence GTGCCCTGCGACACCCTCGCCCCTCCAATTGAAGTCCTGCTCGTCGATGATCAGCGTGCGATTCTTGCCGGCGTCACTGCGCTAATCGAAAGTGAGCGACCGTGCATGCGGGTCGCCGGGTGCGCCCGCAGCGGCCCGGAGGCGCTCGAACTTGCGTGCATGCTCCAGCCGCAGGTCATCGTGCTGGATATCGATCTCGGCGGGACAAACGGACTGGATCTGATCCCCCTGTTCAATCGCTGCTGCAGCGCGGCGATCATCGTATTCACCTGCGTCGCCGAACCGGCACTTCGTCGCCGTGCGCAGCAACTCGGCGCTGCCGCCTTCGTGCCTAAGACTGCTAGCGGCGACGACCTAATTGCAGCAATTCGTGCGGCGACCGATTAA
- a CDS encoding class I SAM-dependent methyltransferase has translation MHLELLLAMLRNPASTGALLPSSRTLANAMASAATGADLIVELGAGTGPVTNALLTKLPGVPLIAVELQASLAHRLQHRYPAIDVRQSSAKQVVDGLIDRPGKIVLVSSLPFRSLPRHVATETAHSLCRFLAHDQGRKLVQFTYQPRAPFAAPRHLRWKRTAIVWRNTPPAGIWELRVES, from the coding sequence ATGCACCTTGAACTGCTGCTTGCGATGCTAAGGAATCCTGCGTCGACGGGCGCCCTATTGCCATCCTCGCGAACACTCGCGAACGCCATGGCCAGTGCCGCGACCGGCGCCGATCTCATCGTCGAACTCGGGGCGGGGACAGGTCCGGTCACCAATGCGCTCCTGACTAAGCTACCCGGTGTGCCGCTGATCGCCGTCGAGTTGCAGGCATCCCTCGCCCACCGGCTTCAGCACCGCTATCCTGCGATCGACGTTAGGCAATCATCGGCCAAACAGGTTGTCGATGGTCTGATCGATCGCCCCGGCAAGATCGTCCTCGTCTCCAGCCTGCCTTTCCGTTCCCTGCCTCGGCATGTCGCAACGGAAACAGCGCATAGCCTGTGTCGGTTCCTCGCACACGATCAAGGCCGCAAACTCGTCCAGTTCACCTACCAACCGCGTGCGCCCTTTGCCGCCCCACGGCATCTCCGCTGGAAGCGCACAGCAATCGTGTGGCGAAACACCCCACCTGCGGGAATATGGGAATTACGGGTCGAGTCCTGA
- a CDS encoding phosphatase PAP2 family protein: MPGRQSLLFRFPELLSVVLLLAVDMLWSAYIGIAFRDYGNILVADAVLLAMWAFYGISGRSRRLSEMGYYGALWISFSAIGAILTYLAAYMRAPLYDTQFSELDRAIGFSWLAWFELTRANIVLDTLLRLAYHSLIVQILVSIILFAHAERTSRNRELFWTAVIALVITSALSDVFPAAGTFYHFNIELARAVHLPHLLNLLAGTQAGFSFDDMQGIVTFPSYHAAMAIIFMYVHRGQRVLFPLITALNALMLLSTPTHGGHYLVDIIAGCIVALVSIALLRYAVNDLSRTKASVFLSPRGIGASPTSSL; encoded by the coding sequence ATGCCAGGAAGGCAATCGCTTTTATTTCGTTTTCCCGAGCTACTGTCAGTTGTTTTGCTGCTAGCAGTAGATATGCTCTGGTCCGCGTACATCGGAATAGCCTTTCGAGACTACGGGAACATCCTCGTTGCAGATGCTGTGCTGCTGGCTATGTGGGCCTTCTACGGCATCTCGGGACGCAGCCGGCGCCTTTCGGAGATGGGCTATTACGGGGCGCTCTGGATCAGCTTCAGCGCAATTGGGGCCATTCTGACGTATCTCGCCGCATACATGCGGGCGCCATTATATGACACCCAATTTAGCGAGCTTGACCGTGCCATTGGCTTCTCATGGCTCGCGTGGTTTGAATTGACCCGCGCGAACATCGTTCTGGATACGTTGCTTCGCCTTGCTTATCACAGCCTGATTGTCCAAATCCTTGTTTCAATTATCCTCTTTGCCCACGCCGAGCGCACAAGCCGGAACCGGGAACTGTTCTGGACGGCCGTTATCGCGCTGGTCATCACATCGGCCCTTTCCGATGTCTTTCCAGCCGCCGGCACGTTCTACCACTTCAACATCGAACTGGCGCGCGCCGTCCATTTGCCTCATCTTCTCAACCTTCTCGCAGGGACACAGGCAGGCTTTTCCTTTGATGACATGCAGGGCATAGTCACATTTCCGTCTTATCATGCGGCTATGGCCATCATATTTATGTACGTTCATCGTGGCCAGCGTGTCTTATTCCCATTGATTACAGCACTGAACGCGCTCATGCTGCTATCGACGCCCACGCATGGAGGACACTATCTGGTCGATATAATTGCGGGCTGTATTGTCGCGTTGGTCTCGATTGCGCTGCTGCGATATGCGGTGAATGATTTGAGCAGGACGAAAGCATCTGTATTTCTGTCACCGCGAGGGATTGGCGCCTCGCCGACGAGCTCGTTATAG
- a CDS encoding isoprenylcysteine carboxylmethyltransferase family protein: MSRIHEIIASARTQIFTGTFLAALWVFFAIAHLVTFNLTGKASLLVFSTAETLIAVFFLLRTPPRTFTSSPHEWVVAVLGTFLPLLLRPTADSPVPAAEWGLVVGSAMQIAGVLSLNRSLALVPALRELKTAGMYRLVRHPIYFSYLISFSFYLAANYSPRNLLIVTASLCLLLARVYFEERLLGQTAEYRAYQSRVRWRLIPFVF; this comes from the coding sequence ATGAGTCGAATTCACGAAATTATTGCGTCCGCACGAACGCAGATTTTTACTGGGACCTTCCTGGCCGCGCTGTGGGTCTTCTTCGCAATCGCGCATCTTGTCACCTTCAATCTCACGGGAAAGGCCAGTCTCCTCGTGTTTAGCACTGCAGAGACCCTCATTGCGGTGTTCTTCCTGCTCCGCACCCCGCCCAGGACCTTCACGAGCAGCCCCCACGAATGGGTCGTCGCAGTGCTGGGAACATTTCTACCCCTGTTGCTCCGTCCGACAGCCGACTCGCCCGTGCCAGCCGCCGAGTGGGGCCTGGTGGTCGGCTCGGCGATGCAGATTGCCGGCGTATTGTCACTGAATCGCAGTCTGGCACTGGTGCCTGCGCTGCGGGAATTGAAGACCGCGGGCATGTATCGCCTCGTGCGACACCCGATTTACTTCAGTTACCTGATCTCGTTCTCGTTCTATCTGGCAGCAAATTATTCGCCTCGGAATCTTCTGATCGTCACAGCCAGCCTGTGCCTATTACTAGCACGCGTGTACTTCGAAGAAAGGCTTCTCGGGCAGACAGCCGAGTACCGTGCGTACCAGAGCCGCGTCAGGTGGCGGCTCATACCGTTCGTGTTCTGA
- a CDS encoding Flp family type IVb pilin yields MKTVQIKRGFNAFLAEQDGVTAIEYALLAALIFVVIVTAVGLVGTNVAALFAFVAGVFP; encoded by the coding sequence ATGAAGACCGTGCAAATCAAGAGGGGATTCAACGCATTCCTGGCGGAGCAGGACGGCGTCACGGCTATCGAGTATGCGTTGCTGGCGGCGTTGATTTTCGTGGTCATCGTCACAGCCGTCGGCCTCGTCGGCACCAACGTAGCGGCACTCTTCGCCTTCGTGGCCGGGGTGTTCCCATGA
- a CDS encoding Flp family type IVb pilin yields MDMIKKFIRDEEGVTAIEYGLIAALIAVVIIASVRAVGTNLQAVFTAISTALASV; encoded by the coding sequence ATGGACATGATCAAGAAATTTATTCGGGACGAAGAGGGTGTCACGGCGATCGAATACGGATTGATTGCGGCGCTCATTGCCGTCGTCATCATCGCCAGTGTGCGTGCGGTCGGAACCAACCTTCAAGCCGTATTCACCGCAATCAGCACTGCGCTGGCATCCGTCTAA
- a CDS encoding Flp family type IVb pilin: MKLVKKFICDENGVTAIEYGLIAALIAVVIIASVRAVGTNLQDVFTAISTALASV; this comes from the coding sequence ATGAAACTAGTCAAGAAGTTCATCTGCGATGAAAACGGCGTCACCGCGATCGAATACGGGCTGATTGCGGCGCTTATCGCAGTTGTCATCATCGCCAGTGTGCGGGCGGTCGGAACAAACCTTCAAGACGTATTCACCGCAATCAGCACTGCGCTTGCCTCCGTTTGA
- a CDS encoding Flp family type IVb pilin — protein sequence MKLIKQFIRDEDGVTAIEYGLIAALIAVVIIASVRAVGTNLQAVFTAISTALASV from the coding sequence ATGAAACTGATCAAGCAATTCATTCGCGACGAAGACGGCGTCACGGCGATCGAATACGGGTTGATTGCCGCGCTTATCGCAGTTGTTATCATCGCCAGTGTGCGGGCGGTCGGAACCAACCTTCAAGCCGTATTCACCGCAATCAGCACTGCGCTAGCCTCGGTCTGA
- a CDS encoding prepilin peptidase, which yields MNFGLVSLLGALVMAVVSDLYARKVPNLLVLGGILAALAIHAMAAPGAGILEASGGAIGLLSSLGGIAVGFAALVPQYALRAMGAGDVKLMMMVGAFLGPLQTLGVVVLTFVAGGVLAIGMALWQRSFKQLALNLHVMLTTSAVHAATGASPKFEPLQQTAGRMPYAVAIAAGTLLQLYLVRSGGWALS from the coding sequence ATGAATTTCGGACTCGTAAGCCTGCTCGGCGCGCTTGTAATGGCAGTGGTCTCCGACCTGTATGCTCGCAAGGTACCGAATCTCCTGGTTCTGGGCGGCATACTCGCCGCCTTGGCCATCCATGCGATGGCCGCGCCGGGCGCTGGAATCCTTGAGGCTTCTGGCGGCGCAATTGGCCTACTCTCATCCTTGGGCGGAATTGCAGTGGGCTTCGCCGCCCTCGTACCCCAATACGCCCTGCGCGCCATGGGCGCCGGCGACGTCAAGCTGATGATGATGGTCGGGGCCTTTCTCGGTCCGCTTCAAACTCTCGGTGTGGTCGTACTCACCTTCGTCGCGGGCGGGGTGCTCGCCATCGGCATGGCGCTCTGGCAGCGCTCGTTCAAGCAACTCGCGCTGAATCTGCACGTCATGCTAACCACCAGCGCAGTGCACGCAGCCACCGGCGCCAGCCCGAAATTCGAACCGTTGCAACAGACCGCCGGGCGCATGCCCTACGCAGTTGCGATTGCGGCGGGCACTCTCCTGCAGCTCTATCTGGTCCGCTCGGGAGGCTGGGCCTTGAGCTGA
- a CDS encoding ATPase with chaperone activity: protein MNALSSAKVVPIDETPAFPRAPRTLEETGLPLLFLVELATKLLFVRGQMRLTEISQRLHLPATVLESLLAFMRAERICEVMRRGETDGDVLYELTDAGRARAGEYLARCKYAGAAPVSLAAYVAQIERQSVTKMQVTREGVDEAFRGLIIRPELRDQLGAAMSSGRALFLYGPAGAGKTYLAERLSLLLDGDVAVPHAIVVDGEIIQVFDPLIHEPVEDDHRPAGLDNLARPDQRWVRCRRPVAITGGELTLRMLDLDYDASTGFYQAPPHVKANNGLFVVDDLGRQLIKPEQLMNRWIVPMDRHHDYLALHSGTKFTLPFDVVLVFSTNLMPSEVADPAFLRRLGYKIHIGPMNEDEYRNIFTAVCEDRGVPFDQVAFTTLVEEYHKVHRQPLLACYPRDIVNQIADLARYRGEPARLTPDALHWAWHNYFASR, encoded by the coding sequence ATGAACGCACTGTCCAGCGCCAAAGTCGTGCCGATCGACGAAACGCCCGCATTCCCCCGCGCCCCGCGCACGCTCGAGGAAACCGGCTTGCCGCTGCTGTTTCTCGTCGAGCTCGCGACCAAGCTATTGTTCGTTCGCGGCCAGATGCGCCTTACTGAAATTTCCCAGCGCCTGCACCTGCCGGCGACGGTGCTCGAAAGCCTGCTCGCCTTCATGCGCGCGGAGCGGATCTGCGAGGTAATGCGCCGCGGCGAGACCGATGGGGACGTCCTCTATGAATTGACCGATGCGGGCCGGGCGCGCGCCGGCGAGTACCTCGCCCGGTGCAAATACGCCGGCGCTGCACCTGTCAGCCTTGCGGCCTATGTCGCCCAGATCGAGCGGCAGTCGGTAACGAAGATGCAGGTGACTCGCGAAGGCGTCGACGAGGCATTCCGCGGGCTTATCATCAGGCCGGAGCTGCGCGACCAGTTGGGCGCCGCGATGAGTTCCGGGCGCGCGCTGTTCCTCTACGGCCCCGCCGGGGCGGGTAAGACCTATCTTGCCGAGCGGCTCTCGTTGCTGCTCGACGGAGACGTCGCGGTGCCGCACGCGATCGTCGTCGACGGCGAGATCATCCAGGTGTTCGACCCGCTGATCCATGAACCGGTAGAGGACGATCATCGTCCCGCCGGCCTCGATAACCTGGCACGCCCCGACCAGCGCTGGGTGCGCTGCCGCCGGCCGGTCGCGATCACCGGTGGCGAACTGACGCTGCGCATGCTCGATCTGGACTACGACGCGAGCACCGGCTTCTATCAGGCGCCGCCACACGTGAAGGCCAACAATGGCCTGTTTGTCGTTGATGACCTCGGCCGCCAGTTGATCAAGCCGGAACAGCTGATGAACCGCTGGATCGTGCCGATGGACCGCCACCATGACTATCTCGCGCTGCATAGCGGGACGAAGTTCACGCTGCCCTTCGACGTGGTGCTGGTGTTCTCGACCAACCTGATGCCCTCCGAGGTGGCCGACCCGGCATTTCTTCGCAGACTGGGTTACAAAATTCACATCGGGCCGATGAATGAGGACGAATACAGGAACATATTCACGGCAGTCTGCGAAGACCGAGGCGTACCCTTTGATCAGGTGGCATTCACGACACTGGTCGAGGAATATCACAAGGTCCACAGGCAGCCGCTGCTGGCATGTTATCCACGCGACATAGTCAATCAGATCGCCGATTTGGCCCGTTACCGCGGCGAACCGGCAAGACTGACACCGGACGCGCTGCACTGGGCCTGGCACAACTACTTCGCATCCCGTTAG